One Actinomadura viridis genomic region harbors:
- a CDS encoding DUF4126 domain-containing protein — protein MLAVLTGLGLSAAAGLNAYIPVLVVGLLGRYTDLVRLPAEFGWLTDGRVLAVLALLLAAEIVLDKVPVVDSVNDMVQTVIRPASGGAVFAAAEAAGRLDAALSDVPWLGWALGIASALAVHLTKASLRPVVNAGTLGTGAPVVSAAEDTVSLGMSLLAVLAPVVALAGLVLLAYAAVRLRRLRKRRKRTAAAAPGAPEAPDAPGRRWFRTPGRGGGRA, from the coding sequence ATGCTCGCGGTACTGACCGGCCTGGGCCTGTCGGCCGCGGCGGGCCTGAACGCCTACATCCCGGTGCTGGTGGTCGGGCTGCTCGGCCGGTACACCGACCTGGTCAGGCTGCCCGCCGAGTTCGGCTGGCTCACCGACGGCCGGGTCCTGGCGGTCCTGGCCCTCCTGCTGGCCGCCGAGATCGTCCTGGACAAGGTGCCCGTCGTCGACAGCGTCAACGACATGGTGCAGACGGTGATCCGCCCGGCCTCGGGCGGCGCCGTCTTCGCCGCCGCCGAGGCCGCCGGGCGGCTGGACGCGGCTCTGTCGGACGTCCCCTGGCTCGGCTGGGCGCTGGGCATCGCGTCCGCGCTCGCCGTCCATCTGACCAAGGCGTCCCTGCGCCCGGTCGTCAACGCGGGCACCCTGGGCACGGGCGCGCCCGTGGTCAGCGCCGCCGAGGACACCGTCTCCCTCGGCATGAGCCTGCTGGCCGTCCTCGCCCCCGTGGTCGCCCTGGCCGGGCTGGTCCTGCTCGCCTACGCGGCCGTCCGCCTGCGGCGCCTCCGGAAGCGGCGAAAGCGGACGGCCGCGGCGGCCCCCGGCGCGCCGGAGGCGCCGGACGCGCCGGGCCGCCGATGGTTCAGAACGCCAGGTCGCGGCGGCGGAAGAGCATGA